A single window of Verrucomicrobiota bacterium DNA harbors:
- the argB gene encoding acetylglutamate kinase yields MQDLIAKAATLLEALPYIQRFRSQTFVVKYGGSFMDSPDANVRNGVARDVVFLEAVGINPVVVHGGGKAITRAMEAAGFKPSFIQGQRTTDEATVDVVDRVLSREINPEIVKTIESLGGKARGFCGADIFKCRKLWLDDKDKPGAKIDIGFVGEVTAVNLEPLRECIRRSITPVISPTALGEDGKIYNCNADVAAAQAAIALKAKRLVFMSDVPGLLRNPKQPDSVLPHLKVSEVDQLKQAGVIDEGMIPKVDSAVAAIRAGVEKVSFVDGRLQHSVLLEIFTDEGNGTEIVL; encoded by the coding sequence ATGCAAGACCTCATTGCCAAAGCCGCGACGCTGCTTGAAGCGCTGCCTTACATCCAGCGTTTCCGCAGCCAGACGTTCGTCGTCAAATACGGCGGCTCATTCATGGACTCTCCGGACGCCAACGTCCGCAACGGCGTCGCACGCGATGTCGTGTTCCTCGAAGCCGTGGGCATCAACCCGGTGGTCGTGCACGGTGGCGGCAAGGCCATCACGCGGGCGATGGAGGCCGCGGGGTTCAAGCCGAGTTTCATTCAAGGTCAGCGCACGACTGACGAGGCGACGGTGGACGTGGTGGACCGCGTGCTTTCGCGCGAGATCAATCCGGAGATCGTCAAGACCATCGAATCGCTCGGCGGCAAGGCGCGCGGCTTTTGCGGCGCGGACATTTTCAAATGCCGTAAACTCTGGCTCGACGACAAGGACAAGCCCGGCGCGAAGATTGACATCGGCTTCGTCGGCGAAGTCACGGCGGTGAACCTCGAGCCGTTGCGCGAGTGCATCCGGCGCAGCATCACACCGGTCATCAGTCCGACCGCGCTGGGCGAGGACGGCAAGATTTACAACTGCAACGCCGATGTGGCCGCTGCGCAAGCCGCCATCGCTCTCAAGGCCAAGCGGCTTGTGTTCATGAGCGACGTGCCGGGCTTGCTGCGCAATCCTAAACAGCCGGACTCCGTCCTCCCTCATCTGAAAGTTTCCGAAGTGGATCAACTCAAGCAAGCCGGTGTTATTGACGAGGGTATGATTCCCAAAGTGGATAGCGCCGTCGCCGCCATCAGAGCCGGCGTGGAAAAAGTTTCCTTTGTGGACGGTCGTTTGCAGCACTCGGTGTTACTGGAAATCTTCACCGACGAAGGCAACGGGACAGAAATCGTTTTGTGA
- a CDS encoding aspartate aminotransferase family protein — MKEIAPSPPPIVRNDVAAIQALFQKNVVPSYARFDVAFSRGAGSYVWDVTGKRYLDLGGGIAVCSLGHANAEITEALIEQSRKLVHVSNLYYHEGQGRLAQSLVNLIAPGKVFFCNSGAEANEGLFKLARKFGHDEGRFEIITALNSFHGRTLAGIAATGQEKVKKGFEPLMTGFRHVAFNDLDAMREAISPATAAILIEGIQGEGGVTPAAPEYLLGLRQLCDERKLLLLMDGVQCGHFRTGRFQSYQRILETKERGEGFVPDGISMAKSLGGGFPIGAFWVRDPYADLLGAGTHGTTFGGNPLGCAVALKILEVIQREKLADNARQTGEFLKSELLRMTQQFPNVLKGVRGLGFMLGLELWEKEKIRALVAGEKSAAIQFVNRLHDAGLLTIPSGNQVVRLLPALNLRRSEAEEGIKIIESVVAKLV, encoded by the coding sequence ATGAAAGAAATTGCTCCTTCGCCTCCGCCCATCGTGCGCAACGACGTTGCGGCGATCCAGGCGTTGTTTCAGAAAAACGTCGTCCCAAGTTACGCGCGCTTTGATGTGGCGTTCAGTCGCGGCGCGGGCAGCTACGTTTGGGACGTGACCGGCAAACGCTATCTTGATTTAGGAGGCGGCATCGCCGTTTGTTCGCTCGGCCATGCCAACGCGGAAATCACCGAGGCGCTCATCGAGCAGTCACGCAAGCTTGTTCACGTTTCCAATCTCTATTATCACGAGGGGCAAGGGCGGCTGGCGCAGTCGCTCGTGAACCTGATTGCGCCCGGCAAGGTTTTCTTCTGCAACAGCGGCGCGGAGGCCAATGAAGGGTTGTTCAAGCTCGCGCGCAAGTTTGGTCACGATGAAGGCCGGTTTGAAATCATTACGGCGCTGAATTCGTTTCACGGGCGGACGCTTGCCGGCATCGCGGCCACCGGTCAGGAGAAAGTCAAAAAAGGTTTTGAGCCGCTGATGACGGGCTTTCGACACGTTGCTTTCAATGATCTCGACGCGATGCGCGAAGCGATTTCTCCGGCGACCGCCGCCATACTGATCGAAGGGATACAAGGCGAGGGTGGTGTCACGCCGGCCGCGCCAGAATATCTGCTGGGTCTGCGGCAACTGTGCGACGAGAGGAAATTGTTGCTGCTGATGGACGGCGTGCAATGCGGACATTTCCGCACGGGCCGGTTTCAAAGTTACCAGCGGATTCTTGAGACCAAGGAGCGCGGAGAGGGATTTGTGCCCGACGGCATCTCCATGGCCAAGTCGCTCGGTGGTGGTTTTCCCATCGGCGCGTTCTGGGTGCGCGACCCATACGCCGACCTGCTCGGTGCCGGAACACACGGGACAACTTTTGGCGGCAATCCACTGGGCTGCGCTGTCGCGCTGAAAATTCTGGAAGTCATCCAGCGCGAAAAGCTCGCGGACAATGCGCGTCAAACCGGAGAGTTTTTGAAATCAGAGTTGTTGCGGATGACTCAACAATTTCCGAATGTCCTCAAGGGCGTGCGCGGTCTGGGTTTCATGCTGGGTCTTGAGCTCTGGGAGAAGGAGAAGATCCGCGCTTTAGTCGCGGGCGAAAAGTCGGCGGCCATTCAGTTTGTGAACCGGTTGCATGATGCGGGTCTGTTGACGATTCCTTCCGGCAATCAAGTAGTGCGCTTATTGCCCGCCCTGAACCTGCGGCGCAGCGAAGCGGAAGAAGGAATTAAGATCATTGAATCGGTGGTGGCGAAGCTGGTCTGA
- a CDS encoding HEPN domain-containing protein — protein sequence MSGQPLSTDPNPCEWLRFAGEDLKAARKLCGDPDILPNIVGFHAQQAVEKSIKGLLIQAGAKFPFTHDLTELFALYCSQGRSVPFDRAALNELTPYATHRRYPGYVQQPGVKEQQRLLALAEEVFAWAQSVIGPAV from the coding sequence ATGAGCGGCCAGCCACTCTCAACTGACCCCAACCCGTGCGAGTGGTTGCGCTTTGCCGGGGAGGACCTCAAAGCGGCCAGAAAACTCTGCGGCGACCCAGACATCCTGCCGAACATCGTCGGTTTTCACGCGCAACAAGCGGTCGAGAAGTCGATCAAAGGCTTGCTCATCCAAGCCGGGGCGAAATTTCCCTTCACCCACGACCTCACCGAATTATTCGCGCTTTACTGCAGCCAGGGACGTTCCGTTCCGTTCGACCGCGCCGCGTTGAATGAACTCACGCCGTATGCCACGCACCGGCGTTATCCGGGTTACGTCCAGCAGCCCGGTGTAAAGGAGCAGCAACGGTTGCTGGCCCTCGCGGAAGAGGTTTTTGCGTGGGCGCAATCCGTCATCGGCCCAGCAGTTTGA
- a CDS encoding nucleotidyltransferase domain-containing protein — translation MSVALDVPWAVTPEKVEAVVRRLIEVALPRKIILFGSYVRQQTNRDSDLDVLVVTDDTVKNPHSESVRLRNAVDDVDMPMDILVVPVSEYERLRHRWDLIYYEATENGRIVYERPATLN, via the coding sequence ATGAGCGTGGCGCTGGATGTTCCCTGGGCGGTGACGCCCGAAAAGGTCGAGGCGGTTGTGCGTCGGCTGATCGAAGTCGCGCTTCCGCGCAAAATCATTCTCTTCGGTTCTTACGTTCGCCAGCAAACGAACCGTGACAGCGATCTGGATGTGCTGGTGGTCACGGATGACACGGTCAAGAATCCGCACAGTGAAAGTGTGCGGCTGCGGAACGCGGTGGATGACGTTGATATGCCAATGGATATTTTGGTTGTGCCGGTCAGCGAATATGAGCGGCTGCGGCATCGTTGGGATTTGATCTACTACGAGGCGACGGAGAACGGGCGCATTGTTTATGAGCGGCCAGCCACTCTCAACTGA
- a CDS encoding DNA-3-methyladenine glycosylase 2 family protein, producing MNAAALRHLSGADPVMQRLIREVGPCALEPETRRPPFQSLVQAVAHQQLNGTAASTILKRFIKLFPGRRFPRPEDLPSVSDDAIRGAGFSRAKVASIRDIAARTLDGTVPPSRRITQLSDDEIVARLTEVRGVGRWTVEMLLIFQLGRLDVLPADDFGVRMGFRLAYKKRELPTAKEILAHGERWRPHRTTAAWYLWRVADRAKKYE from the coding sequence ATGAACGCCGCCGCGCTTCGTCATCTCTCCGGTGCGGACCCCGTGATGCAGCGGCTCATCCGCGAAGTCGGGCCTTGCGCGCTTGAGCCGGAGACCCGCCGCCCGCCGTTTCAATCGCTTGTGCAGGCCGTGGCGCATCAACAACTCAACGGCACGGCGGCCAGCACCATTCTGAAACGTTTCATCAAGCTGTTTCCGGGACGCCGGTTTCCGCGCCCGGAAGATCTGCCGTCCGTGTCAGACGACGCGATCCGTGGCGCGGGTTTCTCACGAGCGAAGGTGGCTTCGATTCGCGACATCGCGGCAAGAACCTTGGACGGCACTGTGCCGCCGTCGCGGCGGATTACGCAGTTGTCCGACGACGAGATCGTAGCGCGGCTCACCGAAGTACGCGGCGTCGGGCGCTGGACCGTCGAGATGCTTTTGATTTTCCAGCTTGGGCGGCTCGATGTCTTGCCAGCGGATGACTTTGGCGTGCGGATGGGCTTCCGCCTTGCCTACAAGAAGCGCGAATTACCAACGGCGAAGGAGATCCTCGCGCACGGGGAACGCTGGCGTCCGCACCGCACCACGGCGGCGTGGTATCTCTGGCGCGTCGCGGACCGGGCGAAGAAATATGAGTGA
- the argF gene encoding ornithine carbamoyltransferase: MKHLLSIEKLARADMEQILTAATTIKKERGHHAHKPLTGKIWALLFSKSSTRTRVSFEVGIRELGGEVMFLNASEIQLGRGEPIKDTARVLGRMIHGAVIRTYAQSDVEEFATYSGIPTINALTDDEHPCQILADIFTFQEKRGPIAGKTVAFIGDGACNVANSWIFAAAKLGFELRIAAPKKFQPAAASLKRAGGTIMCTEDLKAAAKGADLLYTDVWVSMGKEAESAARIKQLTGYQINARLVKLAKPGALVMHCLPAYRGKEIDEATFEDNAQTIFDAAENRLHVQKAILNWIVS, from the coding sequence ATGAAACATTTGTTGAGCATTGAAAAGCTGGCGCGCGCGGACATGGAGCAAATTCTCACCGCCGCCACGACCATCAAAAAGGAGCGCGGTCACCATGCGCACAAACCGTTGACGGGGAAAATCTGGGCGTTGCTCTTTTCCAAGTCGTCCACGCGGACACGCGTTTCGTTTGAAGTGGGAATCCGGGAACTCGGCGGCGAAGTGATGTTTCTTAACGCCAGTGAAATCCAACTCGGCCGCGGCGAACCGATCAAGGACACCGCGCGGGTGCTGGGTCGCATGATTCACGGCGCGGTCATCCGCACCTACGCGCAGAGCGACGTGGAGGAGTTCGCAACGTATTCCGGCATCCCGACCATCAACGCGCTGACGGATGACGAGCATCCTTGCCAGATTCTTGCCGACATTTTTACGTTTCAAGAGAAGCGTGGACCGATAGCAGGTAAAACCGTCGCGTTCATCGGCGATGGTGCGTGCAACGTAGCCAACTCCTGGATTTTTGCCGCGGCGAAGCTGGGATTTGAATTGCGCATCGCCGCGCCAAAAAAGTTTCAACCGGCAGCCGCGTCGCTGAAACGCGCCGGCGGCACAATTATGTGCACGGAGGATTTGAAAGCCGCCGCAAAGGGCGCGGATTTGCTCTACACTGATGTTTGGGTTTCAATGGGTAAAGAGGCGGAATCCGCCGCGCGCATCAAACAACTAACCGGCTACCAGATCAACGCCCGGCTGGTCAAGCTGGCGAAGCCTGGCGCGTTGGTGATGCATTGCCTGCCGGCGTATCGCGGCAAGGAAATTGACGAGGCCACGTTTGAAGACAATGCTCAAACCATTTTCGACGCGGCGGAAAACCGGCTGCATGTTCAGAAGGCGATTTTGAATTGGATTGTCTCGTAG